A stretch of DNA from Leptospira wolffii serovar Khorat str. Khorat-H2:
TTACTGTTTTTCCGGAGCTATGTTTTGCGATCTCAAGGAGACTTTTCCAAGCCGTCTCCCAAACCCAGGGAAAATAAAAGGAATCTTCGCAACCGTAACCGGAGATACATAGTTCGGGAAATAGGATAAGAGAGGAATCCTCACAATTCTTTAGAGCGGAAAGGATTCTTTCCCGGTTTCCTTGGAAGTCCAGGGGAGTCGTATGTAGGCTCACGGCAGTGCAGCGATAGGATGACATTTTGTTCCTAATCTAACCGCAGGTAATTGTTAGAAAAGAAGAATTTTCCCCTCGATACAATCGCTACGCGATCACTCGGGAACCGCCCCTCTACTGCGATCACTCGGGAACCGTTCCTGTACTGCATGAACTCGGGAACCGTTCCTGTACTGCGTGAACTCGGGAATTGCCTCGCAATCATACGAATTGCGAAGTGGGTCTCGAGTGATTCTCGCAAAGCGAGAATTGTATCGAGAAGCGAAAAGTTTCCGTTTAAACTAACTCGGAGTAGATCCTTTCCGCGGCTCCTCTACCTGTTTCCAAAAATTCCCGATTGATTTTTCGGATTGCTTCCTTTTTATCCTCGCTCATGCCCAAAACGGCAAGGACTTCCTCTAAAGTTCGGATTACAAAAAGCCCTCCTCTTTTTTGGAGTTCCGTCGCCTCCGGCGCGTGGTGGATCCTCGGACCGGTAAGTAAGGGGAGTCCGAAGTAAGCGGGTTCTAAAACGTTATGCACTCTGTTATGAAGAGCTCCTCCCACATAGGCGAAATCCGCGGCTCGGTAGGCGTGAGCTAAAATCCCGAGGACATCGAATAGAATCACCTTGGACCGATTCTTAGAGAAAGGTGAAGAAGAATATAGAGAGAAGTCGGAAGTATATCCTAAAATAGCGGAACTTAAGAGACGAATTCTTTGAGGATCCGTCTTATGCGGGAAGATCCAGAATCCTGTGTCTTGCAATCTAGGATCCTTCAGTAAAGGAAGCAAAAGATCCTCACAAGGTTTGTATGTGGAAGCGAGTAGGAAGATTCTTTTGAAGGGATATTCTTCCGGTCTTAGGAATTCTCTTCCTCCCGATTCTATTTTTTGGATCACGGAATCGAATCGGGAATCACCTAAGGTCTTGATAAAAGAATCGGATCCTAATAATTTCCGGAACTTTTCCTCTCCTGATGAATGAGAAGTGAGTATCTTATCGAATAGGGAAAAGACGGCCCTATAAAATCTCTTCTTTAAAAATCCCTTAGGCTCCGTGATTACTGCGGAGGCAAGTACGGTTTGGATATTTCTTTTCTTTGCGGCGAGGAGTAGATTCGGCCACCTATCCCAGGCCATGAGAATCAAAACTTTAGGTCTGAATTTATCCAAGATCCAATCGTAAGCGCCCGGAAAATCCAGAGGAAGTCTGAATTTAAGATCCGCAGGAAAGGCTTCCAAGCTGGAGTCTCGGACGGAATCCGAGAATGCGCTTTGGA
This window harbors:
- a CDS encoding 3-deoxy-D-manno-octulosonic acid transferase, with translation MLIIYRILTILLWPWIGVLYLLLPSFRNFLRTRIEDKKRIRNYAFTAEGRKAVWLHAASVGELDQCKALAQVYRKREPDTFLLQSAFSDSVRDSSLEAFPADLKFRLPLDFPGAYDWILDKFRPKVLILMAWDRWPNLLLAAKKRNIQTVLASAVITEPKGFLKKRFYRAVFSLFDKILTSHSSGEEKFRKLLGSDSFIKTLGDSRFDSVIQKIESGGREFLRPEEYPFKRIFLLASTYKPCEDLLLPLLKDPRLQDTGFWIFPHKTDPQRIRLLSSAILGYTSDFSLYSSSPFSKNRSKVILFDVLGILAHAYRAADFAYVGGALHNRVHNVLEPAYFGLPLLTGPRIHHAPEATELQKRGGLFVIRTLEEVLAVLGMSEDKKEAIRKINREFLETGRGAAERIYSELV